GCGAACAAAAAAGAGCAGCACCGACTCGACGAAATGGCCACCCAGCGGGTGATCGCCAACCGGGTGCAGCGCTGACCCCAGTCCGGGAGTTGAAGAAGATGCGCAAGAAGCTCACGTTTTCGATCGCACTCCTGCTCCTTCTGGCCGTCACCGCGGCCGATGCCCGTCTGCATGACGGAGCGAGCGACTCCCATACACCTCCTGACCGGCACGGCGAACCCGCCTCCCGGAGCATCGCCTATGGCCGCGACGCGCTGCAACGGCTCGATGTCTGGACGACGCAGGAGCGCAGCCATCCCGCCCCGCTGGTGATGTTCGTGCACGGCGGCGGCTGGCAGCGCGGCAGCAAGGACAACGCCTCGAGCAGATGGCTGCCGGCGCATCTGACGCAACAGGGTTACGCCTATGCCTCGATCGACTACCGGCTGGTGCCGGCCGTCGCGGTCGAGCAGCAGGCCGAGGATGTCGCCCACGCACTGCGGGCGCTGCTCGACCGTGCGGCGGAACTGGGCATCGATCGCCGCCGGGTGGTGCTGATTGGCCACAGCGCCGGCGCGCAT
This window of the Pseudomonadales bacterium genome carries:
- a CDS encoding alpha/beta hydrolase; translated protein: MRKKLTFSIALLLLLAVTAADARLHDGASDSHTPPDRHGEPASRSIAYGRDALQRLDVWTTQERSHPAPLVMFVHGGGWQRGSKDNASSRWLPAHLTQQGYAYASIDYRLVPAVAVEQQAEDVAHALRALLDRAAELGIDRRRVVLIGHSAGAHLVALVGTDERHLKSAGLGFADLRGVIANDGAAYDVPAQLQEDAPMMHQTYLEVFGSDPARQWALSPTHQAAAPNAPAFLLLHVQRPDAVRQTEALGRALAAAGSAVDYGSFAGTGLRGHMEINRRLGDPDYPATALVDGWLRKNLAE